The DNA sequence GTCATCCAGCAATGCGGGAACGACCGCCGCTGACCTGCCGTCCGCCAAGGGCAGCACCCGCAGCAGCCACCGGCGTCCGTACGCGTTGCGGATCGCGGGCGTCAGGTCCACGTACAGCCGCAGCCCCGGGGACGCGTATTTCCATGGCCCCTTGGTGTTCCTCATGATCCCCAGGACGGACAGGCCCATGGGTGTGATGGGGCGGGTTAGTCCCTGCAGGAGGGTGGCACACAGGTAGGCACGGGCCTGCCCATCAGCGGCGGGGCCGGCCCCGGCTGGTGCTTCCTCGGGCAGCGGATACAGCGTGGTGATGGGCCGCGACTGGGTGAGCCAGGCCGTGCCGCCGGCGTCGATCACCCACTCCACATCCTGGGGCGCACCTAGCAGCCGCTGGGCCGCGTCACCGAGGGAAGCCAGTTCCCGGAGCTCTGCGTCCGTCAAGCCGGACGCACGGACCTGCGGTGCCTGCAGGACCCGGCCCGATGCCGTCTCCACCCTGAAATGGTCCGGATTCACCGCGCCGGACACCACCGGCTGCCCCGGCCCGTGGCCGGCATCGATGACGGTTTCCGTCCGTGTGCCGGTCACCGGGTTGGCGGTAAACAGCACGCCCGCGGCTGCGGCGTCCACCATGCGTTGAACCACGACGGCGAGACCCACCTCCCGCTGGCTGATCCCGTTGGCTGCACGGTAGGCCACCGCCCGGTCGGTCCAGAGCGAGGCCCAGCAGCGACGGACGGCCTGGACGACGGCGTCGGCGCCGGCTACATCCATGAAGGAGTCCTGCTGCCCGGCGAAGCTGGCAAAGGGCAGGTCTTCGGCGGTGGCGGACGAACGCACCGCCACCGGCCCGCCGCCCATCGCGGCGTACGCGTCACGGATGGCGGTCTCGACGCCGGGCGGTACCGGCGCTGCCGCCATGGCTCCGCTGGCCTGGGCCGCGAGCTGGTTCCGGTCTTCGTCCGGAAGGCCGCGCCCGCCGTCGTACCCTGTTTTCGTGTCGGTGCCGGCGGCCCCGTGCAGCCGGGCGGCTATGGCGTCCACGTCCTTGGGGGTGGCCTCCCGGTAGGCTGCGGTGGTCAGGCAAAAGCCCGGCGGAACGGGAAAGCCCGCCGTGGCAAGCCGGCCCAGGTTGATCGCCTTCCCGCCCGCGGTGGCCAGCGACGCTGAGGCCACGTCAGCGAGCTTGATGACCAGTCCCGTGCCGTCGCCGCCCCGGTCCGGACCGGGAGCCAGGGAAGCCATGTCCGGCTGCTAGGCGTTGCCTGCACCTTGCCCGGCGTCCTCCCACAGGACATCCAGGTTGTGGAAGATCACGGGCCCATCGCACAGCGCGGCCATCCGGGCAGCGAACTCGGATGTTTCCGGACGGCCGGAATTTTCCATGGCCGAGTCGAATGAATCGAAGTCCACGATAGTGAAGTAGTGCCCTGGATGGTCCCGGTCAGCGGTGGCAACGATGTGCCGGAAGGTGGGCGGAGTGGTTCCCTCGGTTCGGGAGGGGCGGCCCAGCTCTTCGATCTCCTTGATGCGGGAGGACGTGAATTCGATGATCTGCACAAACCCGGCCATGATGGCTCCTCGACGGCGGTGGACGCTGATGCGGATCACCGTAAACCCGCCGGCGGCTTGCGCACAGGGGGAGAAATACCCTACTTTGCGTGCCTCAGTGCCGCGATCTATTGCCTGCGGCCCATTTGCTGCCCGCTGCCTGCAGGACGAAGCGGGAGGAGGCCGTTGACTGTTGAGGGAACGTTAGGGGCCTACCCTATGTCCTAATAGGGGGACCTATTTCTTTATCTCCTGGTTCACAGTCCAGGAACCAGCGGTCTAATATCCGAGCACCTAGTAATACCTGCTACTTGATTCAGCAGCCGAACTTACGTCAAGTAAGGAATGATGCGGTAAAAGGCAGACGCTTTGCGTCCCGCACCGCAATTTATCTGCGGACCCACCTTCGTTGGGGCCTACCGCCGATACCGAAAATAATCCCCGAGTAATCGCACCCTCCCCCTGAACGCAGCTCAAACGAATTTTGTGCGCGCTCAAATAGATTCTTGAACGGAGTTTCGATGAAGAAACTGTTAGCTATGTGCGTCGTGTTCTTTGCCATGATCACAGGCGTTGGCCCCGCAACTGCCGCCTCAGGCGATGTTCTTCTGGATGTGACTTTCAAAGCCAACCAACTATGCAAGTACCCTGTCGAGTTGCTTGTGACCGGCAAGTCAAAGTTTATAGAGCTTCCAGGCGACCAATTCGTGATCGCCTCCCCGGGGCAGAGAGTCACCGTAACCAACCTCAAAACCGGAGAGTCAGTGACCTACTTGATTACCGGCACTACGCACGGCGAATTGCAGGCTGACGGCACAACAGAAGTCACGGTGACGGGACTCAATGTTGTCCTCAACGCCCGGGAGGCAAAATCGGAGAAACCTGGCCTTTACTTGTTGGAGGGAAACTTCAACTTTGCCCTCAACGCGGACGGGACTGAAGCGAGAGTCTTCAGTGGTACCGGGGATGTGACGGATATCTGCGCACTGCTCGCGTAGGGAGCCCACGCTTATTCTGTGACCACCTGACCGTCTGCTTCAGAAGGAATGCCTGCTCTGTCTGCACCCCCTTAAACTGCTCGCGCCGTAGCGTGGATGAGGGCGGGGAGGGGAAGCATCACGGCGGACCTGACCAGAGGAATTCCAACGGTTATCTGGAAGGCCCCTCCCAGGAGGGGCCTTCCCTCCGGTGTTATCAACACCTACGCGGTCTAAAGTGACTTTGGGCGTAGTACGAACGCAGGCCGTGGGCGCCGGCCTGCGCTCAATGTCGGATCACACCGAGGCTTTGCGTACGGGGTGCCGCTGCCCGTCAGCGGTTGGCGCCCAGTGCCGCCCAGGCCTTGGTCCGGCGTTCGGCAAGATCCCTGCGGGCAGCCAGCGCATCAGCCAGGCTGACAGCGGCAAACCGGGTCGCCGTTCCCGGCGCAGCCCGGGCCACCAGGTCCATATCCGCGCTGATCACGGTGCCCACCATCGCGTAGCCGCCGCCGGAGACGGCATCCCGGTGCAGGATGATCGGCTGGGTGCCACCGGGAATCTGGATGGATCCCACGGCATACCCCGCATCCACGATGTTGGAAGGGTCCGAGCCGGCGCCGAACGGCTGTTCCCGCTCCTTCCATTTGACCCCCGGTCCGGAGTAGCGAAGACCCATCCGGTCAGCCACGGGCGTCACTTTCCACTCCTCGTTGAGGAGATTGCCCAGGCCTTCCTCGGTCAGGCGGTGGTCGTACAACCCCAGCACGATCCGGACTTCCTGCTCCTTGGCGAAAACAGGCCGGAATTCATCCGGGACGCTTTCGGCCTGGGGGAGCCTTCCCCCGTTGAGG is a window from the Arthrobacter sp. NicSoilC5 genome containing:
- a CDS encoding biotin-dependent carboxyltransferase family protein, with the translated sequence MAFEIGNPGLATTVQDQGRTGHYNVGIPQSGSMDQYSAELGNALVGNTAREAVLECTYLGPVLTTDSDAVIAVTGAPVEVKVNGEPRPQWSRLVLKAGDQLSFGVIQGGTRYYIAVQGGIDVPEVLGSRSTYSLGAIGGFKGRKLEAGDVVPVGAPLNGGRLPQAESVPDEFRPVFAKEQEVRIVLGLYDHRLTEEGLGNLLNEEWKVTPVADRMGLRYSGPGVKWKEREQPFGAGSDPSNIVDAGYAVGSIQIPGGTQPIILHRDAVSGGGYAMVGTVISADMDLVARAAPGTATRFAAVSLADALAARRDLAERRTKAWAALGANR